A segment of the Deinococcota bacterium genome:
TGAAAGCGCACCCCTTCGACCTCGACGGGAACGAGCTCCCCCGCCGCTACTAGCCGGGCCATCGCCTCACGCCGCGCCGCTGCCGGGAGGCCCATGCTCCAGACCTCGAAGGAGGCGTTCGGCCGCAGCAGACCGACCGCGCGGTGACGTAGCTTGAGAAGCCAGGCGACGCTCTCCTCGTCGGAGGGGGAGGGTGCGCGGCGCAGCTCGGCGGGGACGATGCGCTCCGCCAAATCGTAGACGTGATGCCCATGCTTGCGTCCGGCAGTCAGCACCTCGCCGGTGTGCCACAGGGCGCGCAGGACGTGCTTGGTCAGCTTGGGGCCGTACCAGGACCCCTGCCACTCGGCCTTGTGGACCTGATAGTCAAAGGCACTGCTCGTCAAGGGACCGCGCAGGCGCAGCTCGTCCAGCACCGCCACGACCGCCTCGGGGTAGCTTTGGAAGATGCGCTCCTCCCACCAGAGCCGGTGCCAGCGGTGGTAGATGCGGCGAAGAGGCCAGTCGCGCATCAGCACCAAGCTCGCCTGCTTGTCCCAGGCGTCGTAAAGAAAACGCTCCCCATAGGCCAGCGTCTGCCAGTCGCCGACGCGGTAGCCGGGGACGCGCGCCTGCAGCACCAAGTCGTGGTTGCGCCCGACCGGGCTCAAGGGGTCGAACTGCACGCTGCCGAGCCGTTCCAGCACCTCATGGGCCGTTCCCAGCCGGAAGTGGTGGTGGGTGAGGAGGCGCCTGGCGTCGGGCTTGCTCAGCTCGAGCGCCTTCGGCTTTCTCATCACCAGCTGTCCCCGCCCGAGGGCGGCGGCCACAGGCCCATGAGCTGGCGCAGGAGGACGACGCGGCCACAGTGATAGGCGTTGTGGACGGCCAGGTTCTCGAGCACGCCCCGCAGAGTCCGCGACTCGTCCGCTTTCGCCTCGAGCCTGCCGGGGTCGCGGGCCAACTCGCGCGCAGTGTCCAGACCCTTCATGAAGGCGCCGACGAGCGCCTGCCAGTCCGCCTCGCGCTCGGGACCACTCTGGGGCCAGCTTCCCTCGGCGTGTTCGGGCGCTTTGGGCTGGCCTCCCCGCGCCCGCTCGAGCAGGAAGTCCTGCCAGAAGCGCGTGTGCCAGAGTTCCTCATAGATGCTGTGCGGCGCTCCGGTGGGGCGCGCGCTCACCTGCTCGAGGCTGAGCCCTTCGAAGATGTGCGGCACCCGGACGAAGGCGCCCTCGCCGTAAAGGAGCTTGGGGAGGTCGGTCATGCTCTACTCTAGCAACTTGAAGAGCGGGTGCGTCGCCGCCTTGCGGTCGAAGGTGACGGTATGGCTGCATCCCGCCGCCTGGTGGCGACGAGCGATGAGATAGTCCGCATAATCACCCCCGCCCCCCTCGAAGTCGAAAAGGGCAGCTCGAGCCAATTCGGGTGACTCGACTTCCAGGGCTGCATTCGACAGCACTCGAGCCAACACCAAGATGACGGCTTCTTTACCGAGACGGTAAACTTTGCGGAGCGTCCACACAAGCTCACATAGCACCACGTGACTCACGTAGCCCGGCGTTTCGGTCGTGCAGTGACCTTCCAAGAAAGTCGTTGCGGTCAACGCCTGCTCAGTGTCATCCTGTACGACGTAGCGAACGAGGACATTGGTGTCAATCCCAATCAATGTCGCCGCTCGCCGCCTCTGCAATCGCCTCGTTCATCTCTTCGACGCTCGCTGTGCGTTCGACTTTAACGATGCCCCTAAGCGACGTAATGGCGGATTGGAGCGGAATCATCTCCACCTTGCCGTCCTCGTGGAGCACGAACTCGATGCGGTCCCCGGCCCTGAGCTTCAGCCCATCACGAATCCTCTTCGGAACCGTTACCTGACCTTTTTGCGTGAGCGTAGTCGCCATAGTATTACTTTAGCATGGAATTATTACTTAGACGCGCTGATACCGACCCGGTTCGATTACGGGTGTAAGCCCATAAACCCCAGACCCAGCGTCTCCTCCCAGCCCATACTGAGGTTCAAGGCTTGCAGCGCGTGGCCCGCCGTGCCTTTTACTAGATTATCCAAAGCGCTCATCACCACCACCCGTCCGGTATCGTTGTCCATCTCGAAGCCGATGTCGCAGTAGTTGCTGCCGTCCAAAATCTTGGGGTCGGGGACGCGGTGGACGCCCTTGCGCGCCGTCACCAGGCGGATGAAGGGCTCGTCAGCGTAGGTTTCACGAAAGGCACCCATCACGTCGCGGTCGCTGGTGCCGCCTGGCAAAAAGACGTGGGCCGTTACCAGGATACCCCGCACGCGCTCGACCGCCGTGGCGGTGAGGTGGATAGGAAAACGGCCCGGAAGCTCCTGCGCAATCTCGGCGGCGTGGCGGTGGCCGGTCGGCGCGTAGGTGCGAACCACGCCCATGCGCTCGGGATGGTGGCCCGCCAGCGAGGGGCTGTGACCCGCCGCCGATGAGCCGATTTTGGCCTCGACGATGATGTCGCCCTTAGCGGGCACGGCGTGTTTAAGGAGCGGGTAGAGCCCCAAAATCGTGGCGGTGGCGATGCAGCCCGCGCCCGAGATGTGGGTAGCGCCCCTTAGCTCCTCGCGGTGGAGTTCGGGGTTGCCATAAACGAACGTGCCGAGCACGTCCGGTCTCGGATGGGGCTCGCCGTAATACCTTTCATAAACTGCCGCATCCTTCAGGCGAAAGTCGGCGGAGAGGTCGATGAGGCGCGACGCCAGCGCGGCGAGCGTATCGAAGCGGTGAACGAACTCGCCGTGCGGCAGGGCCAGCACGAGCAGGTCGGCCTCTTTAAGCTCCTCGATGGAAGTGAAACGAAGGGGCGTGGCCTTGCGCAAGTTGGGGTGAACGAGGTGGACGGGCTGACCGGCGTGGCGCTCGCTCGTGACCTGGCTGACCTCGAGCCGGGGGTGGCCGAGCGCCAGCCGCAGGAATTCGCCGCCCGCATAGCCCGAGGCGCCGACGATGGCGACGGTCAGCTTTTCCGGCATTCAGGCACTCCCAACGGTTCAAACACTGACATATTGATGCGCTCCCTTTATGCTTTGCTGTATAAGAACCACGATTCGCTTGGACGAAACGCTGTTAAAAGAGGTCAAGCACTTCGCGACAGAACGTGGAGGGACGCTGACCAGCATCATCGAAGAAGCTCTACGCGAAAAGCTCGCCAGACGAGAGACCTTCAAAGCCCGCGCCCCTTTCGAACCCAAAGTGTTCAAGGGCAAGGGAAGAGGACTGAAACCAGGGGTTGACCTCGACGACAACTCGGCGTTGCTTGACTTGATGGAAGGTAGGTAAGGGTAGGTAATGGTCCTTATCGACGTCAATCCTCTGGTCTACGCCTACAGACCGGACGCACCACAGCATCACGATTACCTCAACTGGCTGAAAGTTCTCGTCAACCAAGATGCCGCCTTCGGACTAGCCAATATCGCGTGCAGCGGCTTTATGCGAATCACCACCCATCCCAAAATCTTCGCGCCGCCATCTTCGGTGGAGGACGCGCTCGAGTACATCGACGACATTAGAGCACAAGCCAACTGCGTCATCATCTCACCGGGAAACCGTCACTGGCAGATTTTCAGTCACCTTTGCAGGGTGGTTGGCGCCAAGGGCAATACCGTGCCCGACGCTTATCTCGCCGCGCTCGCCATTGAGTCGGGCAGCACGTGAATTACCGCCGACAGAGGCTTCGCCCGCTTTCCCGGTCTCAGAGTAGTACCCGCACTAGCGGGGGCCTAGTGGCCCTACACGGTAGTACCCGCACTAGCGGGGGCCTAGTGGCCCTACACGGTAGTACCCGCACTAGCGGGGGCCTAGTGGCCCTACACTTGGCGGCGCCCACTGGGCTAAAGACCCACAAAGACGAGCTGCGAGGCGGCGTAGCGCACGACCTGCGCGGGGATGTCTATGCCCGTCACCGACACCGAATTGCGAAACTCCATGGTGTGGTTGACTTCAACGACCAGGAGCCCGCGCTCGCTCTCGAGCACATCGACCGCCAGAACGCCGCCGCCGACCGCTCGAGCCGCGCGCTGCGCGAGGTCCACGAGTTCGTCGGTCAAAGGGCAGTTCGAGGCCACCGCGCCGCGGGCGGTGTTCGTCACCCAGTGCTCAGCCGTCCGGTAGATGGCGGCGATGACCTCGTCGCCGACGACGAAGGCGCGGATATCCCGGCCCGGCTTTACCACGAACTCCTGAATGTAATAGACCTTGTGCTGCGGCCCGCCCAGCACCTCCTTGTGCTCGAGCAGGGCTTCGGCCGCGTCGCGGTCGTTGACCTTCGCGACCATCCGCCCCCAGGAGCCGACGACGGGCTTGAAGACCACCGGATAGCCCATGCGCTCGCATATACTCAGCGCCGCCTCGGGCTCGAAGGCGACGGCGGTGCGCGGCGTCGGCA
Coding sequences within it:
- a CDS encoding winged helix DNA-binding domain-containing protein, which translates into the protein MRKPKALELSKPDARRLLTHHHFRLGTAHEVLERLGSVQFDPLSPVGRNHDLVLQARVPGYRVGDWQTLAYGERFLYDAWDKQASLVLMRDWPLRRIYHRWHRLWWEERIFQSYPEAVVAVLDELRLRGPLTSSAFDYQVHKAEWQGSWYGPKLTKHVLRALWHTGEVLTAGRKHGHHVYDLAERIVPAELRRAPSPSDEESVAWLLKLRHRAVGLLRPNASFEVWSMGLPAAARREAMARLVAAGELVPVEVEGVRFHALPEMLAELDAAEPAKRMVFVAPLDQLMWDRKAVRHLFGFDYVWEVYVPEPKRRWGYYVLPVLYGDRFVARVDSRLVGKSWTVHGWWWEEGVSVDAGLLAALEAAARRFLGYLGAEGVVVAEELEPRVRRALERAVKSLR
- a CDS encoding DinB family protein → MTDLPKLLYGEGAFVRVPHIFEGLSLEQVSARPTGAPHSIYEELWHTRFWQDFLLERARGGQPKAPEHAEGSWPQSGPEREADWQALVGAFMKGLDTARELARDPGRLEAKADESRTLRGVLENLAVHNAYHCGRVVLLRQLMGLWPPPSGGDSW
- a CDS encoding PIN domain-containing protein, producing the protein MTATTFLEGHCTTETPGYVSHVVLCELVWTLRKVYRLGKEAVILVLARVLSNAALEVESPELARAALFDFEGGGGDYADYLIARRHQAAGCSHTVTFDRKAATHPLFKLLE
- a CDS encoding AbrB/MazE/SpoVT family DNA-binding domain-containing protein, coding for MATTLTQKGQVTVPKRIRDGLKLRAGDRIEFVLHEDGKVEMIPLQSAITSLRGIVKVERTASVEEMNEAIAEAASGDIDWD
- the argC gene encoding N-acetyl-gamma-glutamyl-phosphate reductase; the encoded protein is MPEKLTVAIVGASGYAGGEFLRLALGHPRLEVSQVTSERHAGQPVHLVHPNLRKATPLRFTSIEELKEADLLVLALPHGEFVHRFDTLAALASRLIDLSADFRLKDAAVYERYYGEPHPRPDVLGTFVYGNPELHREELRGATHISGAGCIATATILGLYPLLKHAVPAKGDIIVEAKIGSSAAGHSPSLAGHHPERMGVVRTYAPTGHRHAAEIAQELPGRFPIHLTATAVERVRGILVTAHVFLPGGTSDRDVMGAFRETYADEPFIRLVTARKGVHRVPDPKILDGSNYCDIGFEMDNDTGRVVVMSALDNLVKGTAGHALQALNLSMGWEETLGLGFMGLHP
- a CDS encoding DUF2191 domain-containing protein, with product MDETLLKEVKHFATERGGTLTSIIEEALREKLARRETFKARAPFEPKVFKGKGRGLKPGVDLDDNSALLDLMEGR
- a CDS encoding type II toxin-antitoxin system VapC family toxin; translated protein: MVLIDVNPLVYAYRPDAPQHHDYLNWLKVLVNQDAAFGLANIACSGFMRITTHPKIFAPPSSVEDALEYIDDIRAQANCVIISPGNRHWQIFSHLCRVVGAKGNTVPDAYLAALAIESGST
- the lysX gene encoding lysine biosynthesis protein LysX → MPVLEGQSLERTTAPRIAVVYDRLRPEERMLFEAFEREGIAFETVYAPLLECDFGEAGSFSRFDVVLGRCVSQTRGLALSRMFTAYGVHTINPPAVIETCGDKLATNAALARAGLPTPRTAVAFEPEAALSICERMGYPVVFKPVVGSWGRMVAKVNDRDAAEALLEHKEVLGGPQHKVYYIQEFVVKPGRDIRAFVVGDEVIAAIYRTAEHWVTNTARGAVASNCPLTDELVDLAQRAARAVGGGVLAVDVLESERGLLVVEVNHTMEFRNSVSVTGIDIPAQVVRYAASQLVFVGL